Sequence from the Halobaculum rubrum genome:
ACTACTGTCGGTCGAAGAAGACGCTGAGGAGCAAGGAATGGATGATGCGGAGTTCGCCATCTACACGCACCTCACAGAGGAAACGCCGGAGGCGGTGGATTCAGACGATCACGCCGAAGAAGTTGCTGAGGAGATCGTCTCTCAGTTCCGCGACCGAGTTGACCGCGATTACTACGGATGGAAGACCAACCAACAGACTATCGCGGAGATCGAACGCATCCTGCTGGATGTTCTGGTCGTGAACCACGACCTCGGACACCTCATCCAAGGTGACGATGAGTTCGTGGATGACGTTCGGAACTACCTCATCGAGAACGATGGCTAACTCCCCTGTCCACGAGATCGACCTGCTCGGGGAGTCCGTGGAGTACGAGGTTCGGTACAGCCCGGACGCGACGGAACCCCGCCTCGATGTGGACATTCACGGTGTGACAGTAACCCTTCCTGAGTCCACGGAATCAACTCCCACAGAACTGCTTCAGGAGAACGCTGTATGGGTGACGGAGAAGAAGCGACGGTACGACTCGTTCCGTGAGCAGATCCCAGAGCGTCGCTTCATCGAGGGCGAGGACTTCCCATACCTCGGAGAGGATCGAGAGGTCATTGTCGAACGCCGGCCTTCCTCGGAGGTTGACGAGGAGACGTTCAGACTGGCGGAGCATCACGTCGAGGACACATCGCTGAAGCGGGCACTCGAATCGCTCTACCGAAGGAAAGCCCGTGAGAGATTTGAGAGTCGGGCAGAGTCGTTCGCTGTGGAGATGGGCGTCTCCTATGAGCAAATCGAGGTACGCAATCAGCGGACGAAGTGGGGTTCTTGTTCGACCTCTGGTACGCTCGGCCTGAACTGGCGACTGATGATGGCTCCTCCCGAGATCATCGACTACATCGTTGTTCACGAACTGGCACACCTTCGAGAATCAAGCCACGGCGACAAGTTTTGGTCACTTGTGGGCGAGTATGATCCAGAATACAAGGATCACGCTCAATGGCTGGAACAAAACAGCACGAAGTTGATGTTCTCTGAAGACGACCTATGAGGCCCATGTTCCTCTCAGAACGGAACAACGCATCGAGCGGGCGTGGATCGGCGTAGCACCGATAATCAAACATTTGTAAAATTCTCTTTTTCCGGCCCCGGCCACACGCGGGCACACGCATCGTCACACGCGCGCGGCCGCCCGCCCTGCTGTGCTGTTGCTGTTGCTGTGCTGTTGCTGTTGCTGTGCTGTTGCTGTAGGTGGTAAGTGTATAGTTCGGTAAGAAAACACGCTCGATGTACTGTTACCGTTAAGAGATCAGTATATAGTTGATCTCAAGATATAGTAGATAATTCGTAGTGTTTCAAACACGCTCGATGCATTGTAACCTTCAGCAGATCAGTTGAAGGTCAGTACCTTGGGGTATCTCCAGAGGAGTAGTCCGTTTGAGTATGGGAAGTGAGATACCATAGATAACGGAGGGACACACAAACAACTGTAGTCCAACCCAAGGCGCTTCACGGTGGTGCAGAGACGTTTCTTATCAGATTAAGTAGTGTGTATCTCGAAAGATCAAAAACGGATTGTGAGCCATCTCTGAGGGCCTGAGTGAGAGCGGCCGAATGGCGCAGAAGAATTTTACAATTGTCCAATTAAGGAGTTGGAACATTACCCGGAATTCTGACCGCGCATATATGTAAGCCGGTGCGCGAAAATGCCGGTCTGAGACTGGGGTTTGCGGGTTGCGGGCGAAGTTTTTGGGCGTCTTGGAGGTCGAGGAATGTGCGTAAATGGAGGCTCGATGCGGTTAGACAGTAGGGCGACAAATGACCGTCAAGACAATATCGTAGATGGCGCTTTGCCGAACAGATCTATCTGGCAGCATCAGTTCTTTTCACAGAGTCGATTAAACTCAGGATCGATTTACGTTGTTCCACGTAACCGTTGGTTTTATGTGGGAATCTGAAGATAGTTGTAGGTAGAAGGCCTGTTTCGGGGACTCACCGAGGCGAACCATTCAGAGTGCGCCATCTGCTTTCAAGGCAGACGCAATAGGCCACTCTGCCACCCCACCACGGAGTCACCTTTCGCGGTCGGCGTCTAAGAGCTACCGGTCCACTGCGGAGCGACGATCCCGGACCAGCGTCGGCTTCGGCTCCGCTCACTCGTCGAGGACGACCGCGCCGTCGCGCACGCGCAGGCCGTGCTCGTGGACGAACGTCGCCGTGTGTTCGGGGACGACGCGCTCGGTCTCGATTCGACCCCACAGCACCGGCAGGAGGTCACGCAGGTCCGCGGCCGTGTCGACGCCGACGTGCATCGGGAGGAACTCGACGCGGTGGCCGGCGTCGTTCGCGCGGTCGACAAGCGTCTCCAGCTCCGCCGTCTCGAAGGCGGCCTCGTAGTCGACGGGGGCGGTGAAGCCCGCGTAGTACGTCCGACCGCGGGTCGAGGGCCCGAGGACGGTCTGGTTGCCGCGGAGCTTCATCGCCGCCGAGTCGATCACGGTGCGGGTGAGCAACGGCGCGGTCCCCCGCGTGACGGCGACGGAGTCGACGCCTTCCTCGCGCAGCAGGTGCGTGGCCGTGTTGCCCGCGCGCGCCGAGAGCGTCGAGCCGACCTGCGGCTCGAATCGCGCCTCGGTCACATCTTCCAGTGCGTCGCCCGCGAGCGCGCGCAGTTGGGCCTCGCTGGCGGTGTCGCTGACGTACTCGTCGGGGAGGAGGTCGTCGGGACGGAAGTTGACGAGCAGGTCGCCGCCGGAGCGCTCGACGGCGCGGAACGTGTCCTTGAGAACCGCGGCGTACAGGTCGGCCGCGTCCGCGGCCGACAGCGGCGTCGTCTCGACGAGTTCGGGCAAGGCGAGTCCGGGGCGTGGCGGGTCCGCGAGGACGGCAACGACGGTCATACTCCGCAATCGGGCGGCACGGGCAAAGGGGTTATCACACGTCCCGACGCAGGCGAGGCATGGAGTTCACCGCGTCGTTGGTCCGCATGGGGTCGCTGCTGTCGGTGCTCACCGCCGCCGCCGCCGTCGCGTTCCTGCTCGCGACCGGGGGCGCCGTGCGCGACGTTCCGACGGTCGGCCTGGTCGCGACGGCGGGGCTGCTCGTCGTCGCCACCCTCGCGGCCGTCGCGTGGGGGCGTCGGTCCGCCCGTGTTCCGTGGGAGACGCCGTACTGGTAATACGGAGAGGCGACCGGAGGTCGTCAGCGACTCCGGCGACCCTTGGTCTGCCGGTAGTCGCGCGAGAAGACGTTCTCGCGGACGTGCTCGAGGAACGCGTCCGCGTCGGCGTCGGTGAGGTCGTCGAGGTCCTTCATCGGGAGTAACTCGAACCCGCGACCGCGGACGGTGGTCGCGTGTTCGGCATCGGCGTCGAAAGAGTCGGGCGCGCGGGTGGTGTACTCGAGGGCCAACGCCTCCAGCGCGCGCTGGCCGACCGGGACGATCAGCTCGGGGTTGATCATCCGCACCTCGGCGTTGAGGAACGGCTCGCAGTTGCGCTCCTCCCCGTCGGTCGGGCGTCGGTCGGGGTGCCGACAGCGCGTGAGGTAGGTCGTATAGACGTTCTGGAGGTCGGGCTCGTCGGAGTCGGGCGGCGAGCGCGAGAGGCCCAACTCGCCGAGCACGCGCTGGATCCGTCGCCCCGCCCCGTCGCCGGTGAAGGGGACGCCCGTGCGCTCGGCGCTCTCGGTCGGCGCCTCCCCGAGGAACAGGATCTCCGCCTCGGCGTCGCCGTAGCCGTGGACGACGCGCTCGCGACAGTCGACGAGCGCGGGACAGTGCTGGCAGTCGGTGTCCATCCCGTAGGGGTTCGACAACTCCTCTTGATGCGGCACTATGTCCCCATCCGATCCGGGCGAGAATAACAGTGCGGGTCGACACCGGTGGCAGTCACCCGCCCCGGCTCAGGCCCGCTTCTGGATCTCCTCGCGCAACACGTCGCTGACGACCTCGCCGTCGGCCTTCCCGCGCAGCGCTCCCATCGCCTCGCCCATCAGGCCCGAGAAGGCACCCATGCCCTCGGCCTCGACCTGCTCGGCGTTACGATCCACAACCTCCGCAACCGCCTCGCGCACCTCGTCCTCGTCGACGCCCGAGAGGCCGGCCTCCTCGACGGCCTCCTCGGCGGCGAGGTCGGGCTGCTCCGCGAGCACGGTCAACACGTCGCTGACGCCCTCCTTCGCGAGGTCGCCCCCATCGATGAGCGTGAACACTCCGCGCAGGTGGTCGTCGGTCAGCTTCTCCACGGGCACGTCGTGGCGACTGAGTTCGGTGAGCGTGGACTCCAGCGTCGTCGCCGCGAACGTGGGATCGACGCCGTCGGCGACGACCTCCTCGAACAGCGGCATCCGGTGGCCGTAGGCGACCTGTTCTGCCAAGCCGGCGCCCAGGCCGTGTTCCTCCTGATAGCGCTCGACTTTCTCCGTGAGCAGTTCGGGCGTCTCGACCTCGCTGGGGTCCGGCTCGACCGGCGGCACGTCCGTCTCGGGGTACAGCCGCGCGGCGCCGGGGAGCGGCCGGAGGTAGCGCGTGGTGCCGTCGTCGTTGGCGCCGCGCGTCTCCTCGGGGACGCCCTCGATGGCCGTCTCCGCGCGCTCGGCGGCCGCGTCGATCGCGAGGTCGGCGGTCTCGGTGTCGTCGGCGACGAGCGCGACCGCGTCGCCCTCGTTCGCGTCGACCGCCTCGCGGAGCGCCTCGACCTCCGCCTCGGTGACGCCGTAGGCCGGGAGTTCGTCCGTGTGGAAGATGCCGCCGGCACCGTGGCGTTTCGCGTGGTCGGACAGTTCGGTGCCGAGGCGCCGGTCGGGGGCGATCTCCGTCCCGACGAGACCGTCGAAGCCCGCCAACCGGACCGCGCGGACGACACCGCCCGAGTCCAGCGCGCCGGCGATGACGCCCGAGTCGGTGTCCGCGAAGGTGTCGGTCACGTCGACGGGGTCGCCGACGGCGGCGTCTCGCTCGTCGAGTTCGGCGGCGATGTCGACCAGCTCCTTCTGTCTCCTGACCTCCGTCTCGACGATCTCGTCGATCTGGTCGAGCGCCTGCACGCCCTTGATCTCGACGCGCGCTCCCGCCGCGATGGAGACGTTCACGTCCTGCCGAATGGTGCCGAGGCCGCGTTTCACCGTCCCCGTGGACCGAAGCAGCATCCCGATGCGCTGGGCTGCCTCGCGAGCCTGTTCGGGCGTCGAGATGTCCGGCTTCGTGCCGATCTCGACGAGCGGGATGCCGAGTCGGTCCAGCGAGTAGCGAACCCCCTCCTCGGTCTCGTCGACGCGCTTCGCCGACTCCTCCTCAAGCATGAGGTCCTCGATCCCGACAGGGCCGTCGTCGGTCTCGATCTCGCCCTCCTGGGCGAGCAGCGTGGAGCGCTGGAAGCCCGAGGTGTTCGACCCGTCGATGACGATCTTGCGCATCACGTGCGCCTGATCGACCACGTCCATGTCGAGCAGGTCCGCGATCTGCATCGCCACCTCGAGCGCCTCCTCGTCCAACTCGTGGGGCGGTTCGTCGTCCTCCTCGACGAGACAGGTGCTGTCGTACCCGAGGTACTCGAAGGTCCGATCCACCTGCGACTCCTCCAGGGCCGCGTCGTCGATCTCTCCCAGCTCCGACTTCGTGGGGTGGAGATAGCGCGTGATCGTGCGCGCCGCGTCCTCGGGCTCGCGGAGCGTCGTCGGCGAATCGCAGAAGAGCTTCGTCGCCGTGTCGAGCTGCTGGTGGATCTCCAGCCCCGCGACGAGGCCGAGTTCCTCGGGGTCGAACGAGCGATCGGTCATTGCGCGGACCTGCGGCGGCCGGGGAGAAAAAAGGGTGTGAGTCGGTGCGGCCATCCGGCCGTCCTCACAGCCGTGGTCGCGGCGGCGGCGCGCGGGTTCCGCTACTCGACGCGCTTGAGGCCATCCCCGAGCCCGCTCGCGTTACAGCCCTCCTCGGGACACGCGTAGTGCCAGCCGTCCTCGGTCGCACGTCCCTCCGGGAACTCCGCCCCGCATCGTCGACACCGCAGGAGATCCCGACCGGTCGCTCGCGCTGTGAGCTGAGGCATACCCGATATCTTCGAGCGGGAGGAATTGAACGTACCGGTCCGTTCCGGCGGTAGCCGGCCGGAAGCGGCCGTCTGGGAGATCGATAGCCGGCGCCGTGATCGCCGGCGACCCATCGTGGTCTCCCGTCGGAGACGCGCCGAGTCACGACACGGGGTTCGGTCGAGGGCGTCGTTTTTCACCGCTCCGCACGTCGGGTCGGCCGATGCGCGATCTCGACGAGACCGACATGGAGATCCTTCGTATGCTCGCTGCCGACGGACGGCGGTCCTACAGCGACATCGGCGAGGCGATCGACCTCTCGGGACCGGCGGTGTCCGACCGCGTCTCGCGGCTCCGGGAGTCCGGCGTCATCAGACAGTTCACGATCGACGTGGACCGGTCCCTGCTGCGGGCGGGTACGCCGGTGTTGCTCCGCTTCGAACTCCCGCCGGGCGGCGCCGGCGACGTTCGCGAGTCCCTGCGGGCGAGCGAGGCGGTCGAACACGTGTTCACGACCGCCGAGAGCGACGTGGTCGCGTACGCGCGGGTCGCGGACGAGGCCGTCGACGAGTGGGTCGCCGCGGTGGTCGGCGCCGACGCCGTCGACGACTACGCGGTCGAACTCGTCTCCG
This genomic interval carries:
- a CDS encoding HVO_2901 family zinc finger protein, whose translation is MPQLTARATGRDLLRCRRCGAEFPEGRATEDGWHYACPEEGCNASGLGDGLKRVE
- a CDS encoding uracil-DNA glycosylase, whose translation is MDTDCQHCPALVDCRERVVHGYGDAEAEILFLGEAPTESAERTGVPFTGDGAGRRIQRVLGELGLSRSPPDSDEPDLQNVYTTYLTRCRHPDRRPTDGEERNCEPFLNAEVRMINPELIVPVGQRALEALALEYTTRAPDSFDADAEHATTVRGRGFELLPMKDLDDLTDADADAFLEHVRENVFSRDYRQTKGRRSR
- a CDS encoding M48 family metallopeptidase, translating into MANSPVHEIDLLGESVEYEVRYSPDATEPRLDVDIHGVTVTLPESTESTPTELLQENAVWVTEKKRRYDSFREQIPERRFIEGEDFPYLGEDREVIVERRPSSEVDEETFRLAEHHVEDTSLKRALESLYRRKARERFESRAESFAVEMGVSYEQIEVRNQRTKWGSCSTSGTLGLNWRLMMAPPEIIDYIVVHELAHLRESSHGDKFWSLVGEYDPEYKDHAQWLEQNSTKLMFSEDDL
- the gatE gene encoding Glu-tRNA(Gln) amidotransferase subunit GatE; translation: MTDRSFDPEELGLVAGLEIHQQLDTATKLFCDSPTTLREPEDAARTITRYLHPTKSELGEIDDAALEESQVDRTFEYLGYDSTCLVEEDDEPPHELDEEALEVAMQIADLLDMDVVDQAHVMRKIVIDGSNTSGFQRSTLLAQEGEIETDDGPVGIEDLMLEEESAKRVDETEEGVRYSLDRLGIPLVEIGTKPDISTPEQAREAAQRIGMLLRSTGTVKRGLGTIRQDVNVSIAAGARVEIKGVQALDQIDEIVETEVRRQKELVDIAAELDERDAAVGDPVDVTDTFADTDSGVIAGALDSGGVVRAVRLAGFDGLVGTEIAPDRRLGTELSDHAKRHGAGGIFHTDELPAYGVTEAEVEALREAVDANEGDAVALVADDTETADLAIDAAAERAETAIEGVPEETRGANDDGTTRYLRPLPGAARLYPETDVPPVEPDPSEVETPELLTEKVERYQEEHGLGAGLAEQVAYGHRMPLFEEVVADGVDPTFAATTLESTLTELSRHDVPVEKLTDDHLRGVFTLIDGGDLAKEGVSDVLTVLAEQPDLAAEEAVEEAGLSGVDEDEVREAVAEVVDRNAEQVEAEGMGAFSGLMGEAMGALRGKADGEVVSDVLREEIQKRA
- a CDS encoding winged helix-turn-helix transcriptional regulator, whose product is MRDLDETDMEILRMLAADGRRSYSDIGEAIDLSGPAVSDRVSRLRESGVIRQFTIDVDRSLLRAGTPVLLRFELPPGGAGDVRESLRASEAVEHVFTTAESDVVAYARVADEAVDEWVAAVVGADAVDDYAVELVSEVDWSPSVSATEFALECAECGNSVTSEGDASRVGGTLYHFCCPTCESTFAERYERMEEGAGESD